A single genomic interval of Microbacterium sp. zg-Y1090 harbors:
- a CDS encoding IS3 family transposase yields the protein MGIGLDLGAGGCGCGCGSCMRNQLRKLQKNVLNRRSCDTRDQLRIAIVTWIERTYHRRRRQKRLHGLDPIEYEAIMNTDVALAA from the coding sequence ATGGGAATCGGATTGGATCTAGGCGCCGGCGGCTGCGGCTGCGGCTGCGGGAGCTGCATGCGGAATCAGTTGCGCAAGCTGCAGAAGAACGTCCTCAACCGCCGATCTTGTGACACCCGGGACCAGCTCCGTATCGCAATCGTCACCTGGATCGAACGCACTTACCACCGGCGCCGTCGACAGAAGCGGCTCCACGGTTTGGACCCCATCGAGTACGAAGCAATCATGAACACCGACGTCGCCCTCGCGGCGTGA
- a CDS encoding RHS repeat domain-containing protein — protein MDVGTGNLRLQTASLQLPGVNSSVAISQAYNSFSSQNGSTGTLAAHRWTLGVQGVGSLAAGADGAVVYVAADGGVWTFTAGTGGTFAAPAGLRADLAAVGSQYRLTFRDSWNVVTFDADGRPVSIADRNGNTTALTYGPSGLSTVVSTAGPTQARTATFAYNAATYTLTVSQASGYSSRSVVYTKDAASNLVKITDANGKQTTFGYSGGNLTTITAPDGGVTTITYESGSRKVLSVNRANSSAGSPGASITRLAYPSAGTTLVARPNTNQSTAVASVPHIQYRIDGNRLVSSATDEMGRSRAATYTANGDVASATSGTGNAASTTMATYGANNGDSLTSVQSPAGATQAFAYGNTAAETSYLPTTSTDSAGNATTYTYNGAGNPLTTSDAVAATAALTYNTNGTVATAAAPGNGSNTTKYTYNANAQLTRVTPVTGSSLGVRNFTYDDFGRVRTATDGKGVTVTYSYDKQDRLLSTAFSGGTATVTNTYDDNGRPKTRVDANGTTTYTYDQLGRLTARANTFAGGTITYGYDKSSNLVTVTDSRGTVTNHFDNSGTPTGIAYPTSSGTKMLNFASDDQGRRTDSWLAANAANTSWRGHTHQDYDASGRVSRAIAESMTNDGTVTTISDISYCYNTGTPAPTCAAQTSGDRAKLQWERNNITGQVTSYSYDGAGRLTGASQTGGTNPTTWTYTYDARGNRLTAGTTGGTTTSQALTFNAANQVTTTGYTFDGAGNMTADTAGTYAYNGAEQMTSATNASGTFGYKYAGTSQVEVLQQQTPTATYNLVYGRTNQVGQPVIEQAKIGSVTAYVDNDPVTGQPLMLRTSTGTVSLYVYDGTGNPTAILRDFAGTGYTYQYDPYGLPTVTSNSGGTGLSQNPFLFQGGIQDRATGWVHFGNRWYNPTLGRWTQQDTLDSPLDPSNANRYGYAAGDPINNVDPTGRISLSDASVAGLAGGVGSAAAGCAIGAVATSPGGPTALAGCGSGALAGFVSGAIGGFVGSLVTQALS, from the coding sequence GTGGATGTCGGCACTGGCAACCTGCGCCTGCAGACGGCGTCCCTGCAGCTGCCCGGTGTGAACAGCAGTGTGGCTATCAGCCAGGCCTACAACTCGTTCAGTAGCCAGAATGGCAGCACCGGCACGCTGGCGGCGCACCGCTGGACCCTCGGCGTGCAAGGGGTGGGCAGCCTCGCAGCCGGCGCGGATGGGGCGGTGGTGTACGTCGCCGCTGACGGCGGGGTGTGGACGTTCACCGCGGGCACGGGGGGAACCTTCGCCGCCCCGGCGGGGTTGCGAGCTGACCTTGCGGCAGTGGGCTCGCAGTACCGGCTGACGTTCCGGGATTCTTGGAACGTCGTCACCTTCGACGCCGACGGCCGGCCGGTGAGCATCGCGGACCGCAACGGCAACACCACGGCCCTCACCTACGGGCCCAGCGGTCTCAGCACTGTCGTGTCCACAGCCGGGCCCACCCAGGCGCGGACCGCGACCTTCGCGTACAACGCCGCCACCTACACGCTGACCGTGTCGCAGGCTTCCGGGTACTCGAGCCGTTCGGTGGTCTACACCAAGGACGCTGCGTCGAACCTGGTGAAGATCACCGACGCCAACGGGAAGCAGACCACCTTCGGGTACTCCGGGGGTAACCTCACAACCATCACCGCACCGGACGGCGGGGTGACCACGATCACCTACGAGTCCGGGTCGAGGAAGGTCCTCTCCGTCAACCGGGCAAACAGCTCCGCAGGCTCCCCGGGCGCTTCCATCACCCGCCTGGCGTACCCGTCCGCAGGCACAACTCTCGTGGCCCGCCCGAACACCAACCAGTCCACTGCTGTCGCGTCCGTTCCCCACATCCAGTACCGCATCGACGGGAATCGCCTCGTCAGCTCTGCAACAGACGAGATGGGCCGCAGCCGCGCCGCGACGTACACCGCCAACGGGGATGTCGCCTCAGCAACGTCGGGGACGGGGAACGCAGCGTCCACGACCATGGCCACCTACGGCGCCAACAACGGCGACTCACTCACGAGCGTGCAGTCACCCGCCGGCGCCACACAGGCCTTCGCGTACGGCAACACCGCCGCAGAGACAAGCTACCTGCCGACGACTTCGACCGATTCCGCCGGGAACGCCACCACGTACACGTACAACGGTGCCGGCAACCCGCTGACCACCTCCGACGCGGTCGCAGCTACCGCGGCCCTCACCTACAACACGAACGGGACCGTCGCGACCGCCGCCGCCCCCGGCAACGGGTCCAACACCACCAAGTACACGTACAACGCCAACGCGCAGCTGACGCGAGTAACACCCGTCACAGGCTCCTCCCTCGGGGTCCGGAACTTCACGTACGACGACTTCGGACGGGTGCGCACCGCCACGGACGGCAAGGGTGTCACGGTCACGTACAGCTACGACAAGCAGGACCGGCTGCTGTCCACCGCTTTCAGCGGCGGGACTGCGACGGTGACGAACACGTATGACGACAATGGCCGCCCGAAGACGCGCGTTGACGCGAACGGCACCACCACCTACACCTACGACCAGCTCGGCCGCCTCACCGCCCGCGCGAACACCTTCGCCGGCGGAACCATCACCTACGGGTATGACAAGTCATCCAACCTCGTCACCGTCACCGACAGCCGCGGCACTGTCACCAACCACTTCGACAACTCCGGCACCCCCACCGGCATCGCCTACCCGACAAGCTCGGGGACGAAGATGCTGAACTTCGCCAGCGACGACCAGGGCAGACGCACCGACTCCTGGCTGGCCGCAAACGCCGCGAACACCAGCTGGCGCGGCCACACCCACCAGGACTACGACGCCAGCGGCCGAGTCAGCCGCGCCATCGCGGAGTCGATGACCAACGATGGCACCGTCACCACGATCAGCGACATCTCCTACTGCTACAACACCGGGACTCCTGCCCCCACCTGCGCAGCGCAGACATCCGGCGACCGGGCGAAGCTGCAATGGGAACGCAACAACATCACCGGGCAGGTCACCAGCTACAGCTACGACGGGGCAGGGCGACTGACCGGCGCCTCCCAGACCGGCGGGACCAACCCCACCACCTGGACCTATACCTACGACGCCCGCGGAAACCGCCTCACCGCAGGCACCACTGGCGGCACCACGACCTCACAGGCCCTCACCTTCAACGCGGCGAACCAGGTCACCACCACCGGGTACACATTCGACGGCGCAGGCAACATGACCGCCGACACCGCAGGCACCTACGCCTACAACGGCGCCGAGCAGATGACCTCTGCCACCAACGCCAGCGGGACCTTCGGGTACAAGTACGCCGGCACCAGCCAGGTCGAGGTGCTGCAGCAGCAGACTCCCACCGCCACCTACAACCTCGTCTACGGTCGCACCAACCAGGTCGGCCAACCCGTCATCGAGCAAGCCAAGATCGGTTCGGTCACCGCGTACGTCGACAACGACCCGGTCACCGGGCAGCCGCTGATGCTGCGCACCTCCACCGGCACCGTCAGCCTGTACGTCTACGACGGCACAGGAAACCCCACCGCCATCCTCCGCGACTTCGCCGGCACCGGCTACACCTACCAGTACGACCCGTACGGGCTCCCGACCGTCACCTCCAACAGCGGCGGCACCGGGCTCTCCCAGAACCCGTTCCTGTTCCAGGGTGGCATCCAGGACCGCGCCACCGGGTGGGTGCACTTCGGAAACCGCTGGTACAACCCCACCCTCGGCCGCTGGACCCAACAAGACACCCTCGACAGCCCTCTCGACCCCAGCAACGCCAACCGATACGGCTACGCCGCCGGTGATCCCATCAACAATGTTGACCCCACTGGGCGCATTAGCCTCTCAGACGCGTCCGTCGCTGGCCTGGCGGGCGGCGTGGGTAGCGCGGCAGCCGGATGTGCCATCGGCGCTGTAGCCACATCACCAGGCGGGCCGACGGCTCTAGCTGGCTGTGGATCGGGTGCTCTAGCGGGCTTTGTTTCGGGCGCCATTGGGGGCTTCGTCGGATCACTAGTTACGCAGGCGCTCAGTTAG
- a CDS encoding IS3 family transposase (programmed frameshift) gives MNRKYSPEMRERALRMLAETRPSHPTMMSAVRHVAGLLGMSPETLRLWQRRYEVDAGVKPGVTTEAAAEIKRLQKEVSELRKANEILKAASIFFAKGARPPLDEMIRFINEHRDRFGVELICQVLRPAVRGFLTSRGYRAAVNRTPSARRLQDDLLVPEVARLHAENYGVYGRRKMHALMRRQGWEIGRDQTERLMRLAGVRGVRKSKRVFTTKSDPALQRPTDLVNRRFTADGPRRLWVCDVTYVATWSGFAYVAFVTDVYSRRIVGWNVAATLKAEILPMQALDMAAWDAGDDLTGLTHHSDHGSNYMAMVYTDRIVELGAVPSTGTVGDSFDNAMAEAVNNLYKTELIRQRGPWRTVEQVELATLEWVWWWNNQRLHGELDMRTPAEVEQAYYADLESAQPAPAGQSSQ, from the exons ATGAACAGGAAGTATTCGCCGGAGATGCGTGAGCGGGCGCTCAGGATGCTCGCGGAGACGCGGCCGTCGCACCCGACGATGATGAGCGCCGTCCGGCATGTCGCCGGGCTGCTCGGGATGAGTCCGGAGACGCTGCGGTTGTGGCAGCGTCGCTACGAGGTCGACGCCGGGGTGAAGCCCGGCGTCACGACTGAGGCCGCGGCGGAGATCAAGCGGCTGCAGAAGGAGGTCTCGGAGTTGCGGAAGGCGAACGAGATCCTCAAGGCTGCGAGCATCTTTTTCGCGA AAGGAGCTCGACCACCCCTCGACGAGATGATCCGGTTCATCAACGAACACCGGGATCGTTTCGGGGTCGAGCTCATCTGCCAGGTCCTCCGACCGGCAGTGAGAGGGTTCCTCACCTCACGCGGCTACCGTGCCGCGGTGAATCGGACTCCGTCCGCGAGACGGCTCCAGGATGATCTGCTGGTGCCCGAGGTCGCTCGGCTGCATGCGGAGAACTACGGCGTCTATGGGCGCCGGAAGATGCACGCGCTGATGCGACGGCAAGGGTGGGAGATCGGTCGGGACCAGACCGAACGGCTGATGCGGCTCGCCGGTGTTCGCGGGGTGCGCAAGTCTAAGCGAGTGTTCACGACGAAGTCTGATCCCGCCCTGCAGCGGCCGACCGATCTCGTCAACCGCCGATTCACCGCCGACGGTCCCCGCCGGCTCTGGGTCTGCGACGTGACCTATGTCGCCACCTGGTCCGGTTTCGCATACGTCGCGTTCGTCACCGACGTCTACTCCCGGCGCATCGTCGGCTGGAACGTGGCGGCGACTTTGAAGGCGGAGATCTTGCCGATGCAGGCGCTCGATATGGCGGCGTGGGACGCCGGCGATGACCTCACCGGGCTGACGCACCACTCGGACCACGGATCGAACTACATGGCGATGGTCTACACCGACCGGATCGTCGAGCTCGGCGCCGTTCCCTCGACCGGAACGGTCGGCGACAGCTTCGACAACGCGATGGCCGAAGCAGTCAACAACCTCTACAAGACCGAGCTCATCCGCCAACGCGGACCCTGGCGCACCGTCGAACAGGTCGAACTCGCGACCCTCGAGTGGGTGTGGTGGTGGAACAACCAGCGCCTCCACGGCGAGCTCGACATGCGCACCCCCGCCGAGGTCGAGCAGGCGTACTACGCTGACCTCGAATCAGCCCAGCCGGCCCCTGCCGGACAAAGCTCCCAATAG
- a CDS encoding Pr6Pr family membrane protein, protein MIRTIGSHRAVLRIGIVRISAAVFVVVLLLHTFAGRIAVGDDNPFDYFGYFTNQTSLLAALVLAATGSLSLRDQPAPQWLVIARGVVTAYLLVVAVIYNGLVPGTGTAPAWVSAVLHVVFPVFVLLDWGLIGDRAPLQWRTLWIILPYPVAWLGVVLIRGATDGWVPYGFLLPERGVMSLIGYSTALLLTLLAAGAVVWVSSRSRGIVLRRSLSDSVAAESHPER, encoded by the coding sequence GTGATTCGCACCATCGGCTCCCATAGGGCGGTGCTCCGCATCGGTATCGTGCGTATCAGCGCCGCGGTCTTCGTGGTTGTCCTTCTGCTGCATACTTTCGCGGGACGCATCGCGGTAGGTGACGACAATCCCTTCGACTACTTCGGTTACTTCACGAATCAGACGAGCCTGCTCGCGGCTCTCGTTCTGGCTGCCACCGGCTCGCTGTCACTCCGCGATCAACCCGCGCCGCAGTGGTTGGTTATTGCACGCGGGGTCGTGACGGCGTATCTGCTCGTCGTGGCTGTCATCTACAACGGACTCGTTCCGGGCACCGGTACCGCGCCTGCGTGGGTGAGTGCTGTCCTCCACGTGGTCTTCCCGGTGTTCGTGTTACTGGACTGGGGTCTCATCGGCGACCGCGCCCCGTTGCAGTGGCGCACATTGTGGATCATCCTGCCCTACCCGGTCGCATGGCTGGGAGTCGTCCTTATCCGTGGAGCGACCGACGGATGGGTTCCCTACGGGTTTCTCCTCCCCGAGCGCGGTGTGATGTCGCTAATCGGATACAGCACGGCACTCCTACTCACCCTCCTCGCCGCAGGTGCCGTCGTCTGGGTCAGCTCCAGATCGCGGGGGATTGTCCTCCGTCGAAGTTTGTCTGACTCCGTGGCCGCAGAAAGCCATCCCGAGCGGTAG
- a CDS encoding helix-turn-helix transcriptional regulator: MSADRTRLWTPQELADYTGIPIRTLADWRTERARSRGLGLPFVALSAHNVRYRDEDIEAFIAGRIVVPMDRAGD; encoded by the coding sequence ATGAGCGCCGACCGCACTCGCCTCTGGACTCCGCAGGAGCTTGCCGACTATACGGGCATCCCCATCAGGACGCTCGCTGACTGGCGGACGGAGCGCGCGCGCAGCCGAGGTCTCGGATTGCCGTTCGTCGCACTCTCGGCGCACAACGTCCGCTACCGCGATGAGGATATCGAGGCGTTCATCGCAGGGCGGATCGTGGTTCCTATGGACAGGGCGGGCGACTGA
- a CDS encoding alpha/beta fold hydrolase, which produces MTSTTHKPTIVLVHGAWADGLSFAALTERLQRQGHTVLLSPNPLRGVAHDTKAVSDFLAQATTGAVILPAHSYGGIVISGAALGNPLVRALVYIDAYAPVDGESASSLSNERPGSLLNVPDPTTVFDFVVPAADATQGEYDSYIKRDRFHAIFADGIPSREAAVLAAGQSATALAALGTPFSGTPAWQSIPSWSVIGTADRVIPPAQLRAMASRAGSKTVEIDAPHLSMTAGPRRVGHVIEQAAASI; this is translated from the coding sequence ATGACCTCGACAACACACAAGCCCACGATCGTCCTCGTCCACGGAGCCTGGGCCGACGGCCTCAGCTTCGCGGCGCTCACCGAGCGACTGCAGCGGCAAGGCCACACCGTGCTGCTCTCCCCGAACCCACTGCGGGGTGTCGCACACGACACCAAAGCCGTCTCGGATTTCCTCGCACAGGCGACGACGGGTGCGGTGATACTTCCGGCGCATTCCTACGGCGGGATCGTCATCAGCGGCGCCGCCCTCGGCAACCCTCTCGTCAGAGCGCTCGTCTACATCGACGCCTACGCCCCGGTCGACGGCGAGAGTGCGAGCTCTCTGAGCAATGAACGACCGGGTTCCTTACTGAACGTGCCCGACCCCACCACGGTCTTCGACTTCGTCGTCCCTGCCGCCGACGCGACGCAGGGCGAGTACGACAGCTACATCAAGCGAGATCGTTTCCACGCGATCTTCGCCGACGGCATCCCCTCCCGCGAAGCGGCCGTCCTCGCCGCGGGGCAGAGCGCCACGGCTCTCGCAGCCCTCGGCACCCCCTTCAGCGGCACGCCCGCCTGGCAGTCGATCCCCAGCTGGAGCGTGATCGGCACGGCTGACCGGGTCATCCCGCCCGCGCAGCTTCGTGCCATGGCGTCGCGCGCGGGAAGCAAGACGGTCGAGATCGACGCCCCGCACCTCTCGATGACGGCCGGCCCGCGACGCGTCGGCCACGTCATCGAGCAGGCCGCGGCATCCATCTGA
- a CDS encoding alpha/beta hydrolase → MRTTIRRDERRTGPRRRRPLLAMLAAIIATALLALAAPAVVSAAPTSSPSAVSAAKPRTTAAKPTIVLVHGAWAGASSFDPVTTILQAQGYTVVSANVPMRAMEDDINQVVSYVSTLHPEPVVLVGHSYGGFVITGAASRLPNVKGSCTSTHSHRRPERAS, encoded by the coding sequence ATGAGAACAACGATCCGTCGCGATGAGCGGCGCACCGGCCCGCGTCGTCGGAGGCCGCTCCTGGCGATGCTCGCCGCGATCATCGCCACCGCTCTCCTCGCCCTCGCCGCACCGGCCGTCGTATCCGCGGCGCCCACCTCCTCTCCGTCGGCGGTCTCCGCCGCCAAACCGCGGACGACGGCAGCGAAACCGACCATCGTCCTGGTCCATGGGGCATGGGCGGGGGCATCGAGCTTCGACCCCGTCACGACGATCCTCCAGGCGCAGGGGTACACCGTGGTCAGCGCGAACGTCCCCATGCGCGCGATGGAGGACGACATCAACCAGGTGGTCTCCTACGTCTCCACACTCCACCCGGAACCGGTGGTGCTGGTCGGGCACTCGTACGGCGGTTTCGTCATCACGGGCGCCGCCTCGCGGCTTCCCAACGTGAAGGGCTCGTGTACATCGACGCATTCGCACCGAAGGCCGGAGAGAGCATCGTGA
- a CDS encoding lysophospholipase, with the protein MSLAQGSGSLLDVGTDYAKAFDIVPHPGQDGAGPDFYLRVDRFREIIAAGVPSVVTKVLAADQSPIAGSVLETPFNGPAAWESLPSWYFVGTDDKVIPAAGQRQMAQRAGSTIVEGRAPHLAMYGAPLKVSQLIVSAARAVG; encoded by the coding sequence GTGAGCCTCGCTCAGGGGAGCGGCTCACTGCTGGATGTCGGCACGGACTACGCGAAGGCGTTCGACATCGTCCCCCACCCCGGTCAGGACGGAGCCGGGCCGGACTTCTATCTCCGTGTCGACCGGTTCAGGGAGATCATCGCTGCCGGCGTACCCTCCGTCGTGACCAAGGTGCTCGCTGCAGACCAGTCTCCGATCGCGGGCAGCGTTCTGGAAACGCCCTTCAACGGCCCGGCCGCGTGGGAGAGCCTCCCGAGCTGGTACTTCGTGGGCACTGACGACAAAGTGATCCCCGCCGCCGGCCAGCGCCAGATGGCCCAGCGCGCGGGAAGCACGATCGTGGAAGGCAGAGCGCCGCACCTCGCCATGTACGGCGCACCGCTGAAGGTCTCCCAGCTGATCGTGAGCGCAGCCCGGGCAGTCGGCTGA
- a CDS encoding LysR family transcriptional regulator: MGPTPTRALSISRVAQLERELDVRLFERTARGVYLTDAGQALIGPARRTLNESRSIRGSVASMRDGVRGTLSIVASSAQSDGILGDYLSAFHAALPHVELRVAAAESSVAAADAVVAGEYDIALVEMPVQPALEVLPVVEEEFYALFAGAGITDPTKGIPTMTRELLQGRTMLHLPLAQFPRQRSVQLWHQFGADPLRHLELADCTLQVSVARSGGAVAVLPRVAALAGWGAGLDIAAPPRAIRRTVGFARQRTNTSAQVTRFLGLARRLRPSVNAPISRAATDAMPLPLA, encoded by the coding sequence GTGGGCCCCACTCCTACCCGAGCTCTTTCGATCAGCCGCGTCGCCCAGCTCGAACGCGAGCTGGACGTGCGGCTGTTCGAGCGCACCGCGCGTGGGGTCTACCTCACGGACGCTGGCCAGGCTCTCATCGGTCCGGCCCGGCGCACCCTGAACGAATCCCGCTCCATCCGCGGCAGCGTCGCCTCGATGCGCGATGGCGTGCGGGGCACACTGTCGATCGTCGCGAGTTCGGCGCAGAGCGACGGCATCCTCGGCGACTACCTCTCCGCATTCCACGCCGCTCTCCCCCACGTCGAACTCCGCGTCGCGGCGGCGGAGAGCTCTGTGGCCGCGGCCGACGCCGTCGTGGCGGGCGAGTACGACATCGCGTTGGTGGAGATGCCCGTACAGCCCGCGCTGGAGGTCCTTCCCGTCGTGGAGGAGGAGTTCTACGCGTTGTTCGCAGGCGCGGGAATCACCGACCCCACGAAGGGGATCCCCACCATGACCCGCGAGCTGCTGCAGGGGCGCACGATGCTCCATCTCCCGCTCGCGCAGTTCCCGCGCCAGAGGAGCGTCCAGCTGTGGCACCAGTTCGGCGCCGATCCGCTCCGTCACCTCGAACTGGCCGACTGTACGCTGCAGGTGTCCGTCGCCCGGTCCGGGGGTGCCGTCGCCGTCCTGCCCCGTGTCGCAGCCCTGGCCGGATGGGGCGCCGGGCTGGATATCGCCGCGCCGCCACGAGCCATTCGCCGAACCGTCGGGTTCGCGAGGCAACGCACCAACACCTCGGCTCAGGTCACCCGGTTCCTGGGTCTCGCGCGCCGGCTCCGGCCCTCCGTGAACGCCCCCATCAGCCGAGCGGCGACGGATGCCATGCCTCTCCCGCTCGCCTAG
- a CDS encoding ABC transporter permease — protein sequence MTGHVLSDTGILTGRSLRHVLRSPDTIITTAVTPIALMLLFVFVLGGAIDVGSGTSYVSYTLPGILLITIASGIAYTAYRLFVDLQDGVYERFRSMPIARSSPLWAHVLTSLAANIVSLAIVVGVALLLGFRSNASPGAWLAVSGILVLFTLALTWLAVIAGLSAKTIDGASAFSYPLIFLPFISSAFVPTGTMPAPVAWFAEHQPVTPIVDTIRALLTAQPVGGDIWIALGWCTGILAVAFAVAMAILRRRAR from the coding sequence ATGACCGGCCATGTGCTGAGCGACACCGGAATCCTGACGGGGCGGTCGCTGCGACACGTGCTGCGCAGCCCCGACACCATCATCACCACCGCGGTCACCCCGATCGCGCTCATGCTGCTGTTCGTCTTCGTGCTCGGCGGCGCCATCGACGTGGGATCGGGCACGTCGTACGTCTCGTACACGCTGCCCGGGATTCTGCTGATCACCATCGCGTCGGGGATCGCGTACACGGCCTACCGACTATTCGTCGATCTGCAGGACGGCGTGTACGAGCGGTTCCGGTCGATGCCCATCGCGCGCTCGAGTCCGCTGTGGGCTCACGTGCTCACGTCTCTGGCGGCGAACATCGTGTCGCTGGCGATCGTGGTGGGCGTCGCGCTGCTGCTGGGCTTCCGCAGCAACGCCTCACCGGGCGCCTGGCTCGCCGTCTCCGGCATCCTGGTGCTGTTCACCCTGGCTCTCACGTGGCTCGCGGTGATCGCGGGGCTGTCGGCGAAGACGATCGACGGCGCCAGCGCCTTCTCGTATCCGCTGATCTTCCTGCCGTTCATCAGCTCGGCGTTCGTGCCGACCGGCACGATGCCGGCGCCGGTGGCCTGGTTCGCCGAGCACCAGCCGGTGACGCCCATCGTCGACACGATCCGGGCGCTCCTCACCGCGCAGCCCGTGGGCGGGGACATCTGGATCGCGCTGGGGTGGTGCACCGGCATCCTGGCCGTCGCGTTCGCGGTGGCGATGGCGATCCTCCGGCGCCGCGCGCGGTGA
- a CDS encoding DUF1048 domain-containing protein — translation MSVRWIDALTGSLEQKKKYKEIVARLDGLPDPYAGTARAFTRYFVYYGAIPDGATLVDLFAGFADLWERAAADATPLGDVIGDDPVAFAEEFVRAYRSKEWIDKERARLVQAIDAALSDEERMS, via the coding sequence ATGTCCGTCAGATGGATCGATGCCCTGACCGGGTCGCTGGAGCAGAAGAAGAAGTACAAGGAGATCGTCGCCCGTCTCGATGGGCTGCCGGACCCGTACGCGGGCACGGCGCGAGCCTTCACGCGGTACTTCGTGTACTACGGCGCCATCCCCGATGGCGCGACGCTGGTGGACCTGTTCGCCGGCTTCGCGGATCTCTGGGAGCGTGCCGCCGCCGACGCCACGCCGCTGGGCGATGTCATCGGCGACGACCCCGTGGCGTTCGCGGAGGAGTTCGTGCGCGCCTACCGGTCGAAGGAGTGGATCGACAAGGAACGTGCCCGTCTCGTGCAGGCGATCGACGCCGCCCTCAGTGATGAGGAGCGGATGTCATGA
- a CDS encoding PadR family transcriptional regulator gives MGRQATEMLKGVLEGTVLAVLARRPAYGYEITAWLREQGFADIAEGTVYALLVRVEQRGLVDVEKVPSEKGPPRKVYSLNLRGRTQLDEFWSTWSFLAERIERLRSTLIEGE, from the coding sequence ATGGGCAGGCAGGCGACGGAGATGCTCAAGGGCGTGCTGGAGGGCACGGTGCTGGCCGTCCTCGCCCGCCGGCCCGCCTACGGCTACGAGATCACCGCATGGCTGCGTGAGCAGGGCTTCGCCGACATCGCCGAGGGCACCGTGTACGCCCTCCTGGTGCGCGTCGAGCAGCGAGGGCTCGTCGATGTGGAGAAGGTGCCGTCGGAGAAGGGACCGCCTCGCAAGGTGTACTCGCTCAATTTGCGGGGGAGAACGCAGCTGGACGAGTTCTGGAGCACGTGGAGTTTTCTCGCCGAGCGCATCGAACGGCTGCGCAGCACGCTGATCGAAGGAGAGTGA